The following are encoded together in the Phragmites australis chromosome 19, lpPhrAust1.1, whole genome shotgun sequence genome:
- the LOC133900171 gene encoding uncharacterized protein LOC133900171 has translation MQEQEEAARLTEASQQQAAKGLARERQAQAREEVVLARERTAEASKAELARQKGEADQIHAELQHWEEELQSREEDVTIRETDAAEAVLASAAREERAAKWESELTTCEQALSALVEWVKQAGAQASGAVEGQGLEERLRSVTEELKATKTDQASVKRMMEDILRQTQRSMRVAGLGRVHVEAKGTGLGQDALGFQRISQRLEALPQAVQELAARKGRGLAQAVAEHGYLEGGCGW, from the exons ATGCAGGAAcaggaagaagccgcccgcctgaccgaggcatcgcagcagcaggctgcAAAGGggctcgccagggagaggcaggcgcaggcgcgAGAGGAGGTGGTCCTGGCCCGTGAGAGGACGGCGGAGGCCTCCAAGGCTGAATTGGCCCGccagaaaggcgaggctgaccagatccACGCCGAACTCCAGCActgggaggaggagctccagagcCGGGAGGAGGATGTCACAATCAGGGAGACCGAT gctgccgaggcggtgcTAGCCTCagccgctcgggaggagcgggccgccaagtgggagtccgaGCTGACCACCTGCGAGCAAGCCCTCTCCGCCCTCGTGGAGTGGGTAAAGCAGGCTGGAGCCCAGGCGTCCGGCGCGGTCGAGGGAcagggcctcgaggagcggctgcggagcGTGACGGAGGAGCTCAAGGCCACCAAGACCGATCAGGCCAGCGTGAagcggatgatggaagacatcctccgGCAAACGCAGAGGTCCATGAGGGTGGCTGGGCTTGGGCGAGTCCATGTGGAGGCAAAGGGGACAGGCCTCGGCCAGGATGCCCTTGGCTTTCAGAGAATCAGCCAACGCCTCGAGGCGCTtccccaggccgtccaggagctagcCGCCCGAAAAGGGCGAGgcttggcccaggcagtggccgagcat